In Desulfuribacillus alkaliarsenatis, a genomic segment contains:
- a CDS encoding LysR family transcriptional regulator has translation MDISFELYKVFYHVASSLSFSEASSRLYVSQSAISQSIKLLEDKLGCKLFYRSTKSVSLTREGGVLFQHIEQAYYAIKNGERKLSELASLQSGEVRVGASDTICKHYLLPYFREFNRKYPQIKIHVTNRPSPTCLELLSKGAVDVVIIHLPEKLKHDSVRILESKLIQDVFVAGNGFSKLKNKALALQELADLPLLALEKNTTTRDFLDQYLLTHKISLEPEIELSSLDLLIDLVKINFGISFITKDYIQQELASGELFALNVQEYIPSRQLAIVANKHIELPKAALEFVNLLKPSFQND, from the coding sequence ATGGATATAAGCTTTGAACTCTACAAGGTCTTTTACCACGTTGCTTCAAGCTTAAGCTTTTCTGAAGCGTCTAGTAGGTTGTATGTGTCACAATCAGCCATTAGTCAGTCAATTAAACTCCTTGAGGATAAACTCGGCTGCAAGCTTTTCTATAGAAGTACAAAAAGTGTCAGCTTAACCCGCGAGGGTGGAGTTTTGTTCCAGCACATTGAACAGGCCTACTATGCTATTAAAAACGGAGAGCGCAAGCTGTCTGAGTTAGCATCCCTACAATCTGGCGAGGTACGCGTAGGTGCAAGTGATACCATTTGCAAGCACTATCTGTTGCCATATTTCCGTGAATTCAACAGAAAATATCCACAGATAAAAATTCATGTTACAAATCGCCCTTCCCCTACCTGCCTCGAATTGTTAAGTAAAGGCGCCGTCGATGTTGTGATTATTCATCTGCCAGAGAAGCTAAAGCATGACTCTGTGCGGATTCTTGAATCAAAATTGATTCAAGATGTATTTGTGGCTGGTAATGGGTTTTCTAAACTAAAAAATAAAGCACTTGCACTTCAGGAATTAGCTGACCTGCCATTATTAGCATTAGAGAAAAATACCACTACGAGGGATTTTCTCGACCAATATTTATTAACCCACAAGATATCACTAGAGCCTGAAATAGAACTTAGCAGCTTAGATCTACTGATTGATTTGGTGAAAATCAACTTTGGTATATCCTTTATAACTAAGGATTATATCCAGCAGGAGCTAGCGTCGGGTGAATTATTCGCCCTCAATGTCCAAGAATACATACCAAGCCGACAGCTAGCAATTGTCGCTAACAAGCATATTGAATTGCCTAAAGCAGCGTTGGAGTTTGTTAATTTATTAAAGCCATCTTTTCAAAACGATTGA
- a CDS encoding ABC transporter ATP-binding protein yields MKNSSEQMINDNVVLQVNNVAKSFAKNKVIHDITFEVRQGEVYGFLGPNGAGKTTLVRMMLGLIDFQQGIIKIHGHDIKKDFKSAVREVGAIVETPYFYPYMSGYDNLRLAANVYDGVTKENIDEVLEMVQMKKRSKDKVRTYSLGMRQRLGIARALLHKPKLVILDEPTNGLDPQGMREIRELIRQLAIERDITFFISSHLLKEVEVTCDRVAILNEGKLLATGTVQELLKEANADNFEDYFIELTKKERELHV; encoded by the coding sequence GTGAAAAACAGTTCCGAACAAATGATTAACGATAATGTTGTTCTGCAAGTAAACAATGTGGCTAAATCCTTTGCTAAAAACAAGGTGATTCATGATATTACATTTGAAGTAAGACAAGGAGAGGTATATGGTTTTCTTGGTCCTAACGGGGCTGGTAAGACTACCCTTGTGCGCATGATGCTAGGTTTGATAGATTTTCAGCAGGGCATTATAAAAATCCATGGTCATGACATAAAAAAGGATTTTAAAAGCGCAGTTCGTGAAGTTGGAGCAATAGTAGAAACGCCATACTTTTATCCGTATATGAGTGGCTATGATAATCTACGTCTTGCAGCAAACGTATACGATGGTGTAACCAAAGAGAATATTGATGAAGTCCTTGAAATGGTACAGATGAAAAAGCGTAGTAAGGATAAGGTTCGCACATATTCCCTTGGTATGAGACAGCGCCTGGGTATTGCGCGAGCATTATTGCATAAACCAAAGCTGGTAATCCTAGATGAGCCAACCAATGGCCTTGACCCCCAGGGTATGCGGGAAATACGTGAATTAATCAGACAGCTAGCTATTGAGCGGGATATAACGTTTTTTATCTCGAGTCATTTACTGAAGGAAGTTGAGGTTACTTGTGACCGTGTAGCTATCTTAAACGAAGGAAAATTATTAGCTACTGGTACAGTGCAGGAGCTATTAAAAGAAGCAAACGCTGATAATTTCGAGGATTACTTTATCGAGCTGACAAAGAAGGAGCGTGAACTGCATGTCTAA
- a CDS encoding ABC transporter permease yields MSNLIYNEIYKMIANRKLVIFLFLTIGILLLPAASLIIPELDIPFTGQDYAINMLSGTISMLLPLFIIVMLAEMFASEYEKGTLKNSLIQPVLRTEVLAAKVIAVGIITSVLLLVSMIFSYIIGTLLFGWGEGVLIGGETVSGINGVLITLASHLVSLIPLMAFAFVILAICVAASSGTTAIGVSIGVFFALTFLGQLVEQVRPYLITTHLSFYIQVIEPALRQNLLFTVVVLAAYAVAFLVLAVAMFKRKQIIL; encoded by the coding sequence ATGTCTAACTTAATTTACAATGAAATATATAAAATGATTGCGAACCGTAAACTGGTGATTTTCTTATTCCTAACAATAGGTATACTATTGCTGCCAGCGGCTTCGTTAATAATACCTGAACTTGATATCCCGTTTACAGGGCAGGATTATGCCATAAACATGCTATCTGGCACAATTTCCATGCTGCTGCCGTTATTCATAATAGTTATGTTGGCTGAAATGTTTGCCTCTGAATACGAGAAAGGCACATTGAAAAATAGCCTGATTCAACCAGTATTAAGGACAGAAGTCTTAGCAGCTAAGGTTATTGCTGTAGGGATTATTACCTCAGTACTGCTACTAGTGTCGATGATCTTTAGCTATATAATTGGAACTCTGTTATTCGGCTGGGGTGAAGGGGTTTTAATTGGTGGTGAAACAGTATCAGGAATCAACGGAGTGCTAATTACTTTAGCCAGTCACTTAGTTTCGCTGATACCATTAATGGCATTTGCCTTTGTAATTCTAGCGATTTGCGTTGCTGCATCTAGTGGCACAACAGCTATAGGTGTTAGTATAGGTGTGTTTTTTGCACTAACTTTTCTTGGACAGTTAGTCGAGCAGGTGCGCCCATATCTTATCACTACCCATCTTTCCTTTTACATTCAAGTGATTGAACCTGCTTTACGACAAAATCTTTTGTTCACAGTTGTAGTTTTAGCTGCTTATGCTGTTGCTTTCCTAGTGCTTGCAGTGGCTATGTTCAAACGCAAGCAAATTATATTGTAA
- a CDS encoding response regulator transcription factor, whose product MSGEKILIVDDEREITELVKDYLENEGYEVIMAFDGEEGLRLYHDKQPDLAVLDIMLPKLEGTELCRQIRNHSTIPIIMLSAKKNDIDKVLSLGLGADDYMTKPFSPSELVARVKAHLRRYFHLSEVKAKNETLKYLDLELDTKGHNAYVAGKAVELSAKEFSLLSFLATSQGQVFTREQIFNQVWGYDDFGDINTITVHIRRLREKIEPNPAAPMYIKTVWGVGYKFGGK is encoded by the coding sequence ATGTCAGGTGAGAAAATATTAATTGTCGATGATGAACGGGAAATAACAGAATTAGTTAAAGACTACCTAGAAAACGAAGGCTATGAAGTAATAATGGCATTTGATGGTGAAGAGGGGCTTCGACTTTACCATGATAAACAGCCAGACTTAGCAGTGCTTGATATTATGCTGCCAAAATTAGAAGGAACGGAGCTTTGTCGGCAAATACGCAATCATTCAACAATTCCAATCATAATGCTTAGTGCTAAGAAGAACGATATTGATAAAGTCCTGAGCTTAGGCTTGGGAGCGGACGATTATATGACAAAGCCATTTAGCCCTAGCGAGTTAGTTGCTAGGGTTAAAGCCCATTTGCGTAGGTATTTTCATTTATCTGAGGTAAAAGCAAAAAACGAAACGTTAAAATACCTAGATTTAGAGCTTGATACTAAGGGGCATAACGCTTATGTTGCAGGAAAAGCAGTAGAATTATCGGCAAAGGAGTTTTCTCTGCTGAGTTTTCTGGCAACTAGTCAAGGACAGGTTTTCACTAGAGAACAAATTTTTAATCAGGTATGGGGATATGATGACTTCGGCGATATTAACACAATAACTGTACATATTCGAAGATTGCGAGAAAAAATTGAGCCTAACCCAGCTGCTCCAATGTATATCAAAACTGTTTGGGGTGTTGGTTATAAGTTTGGAGGTAAATAA
- a CDS encoding sensor histidine kinase yields the protein MKLSSKAIKTSIQTKLILAFLAVIVVPIVTTAGSMWLLVGQMQNQYDMEQLESLQYINIELRDAITASYTELINQPELFATEIAGVLEHYEIDVQIYAEDGSLLFDSFERLNNAAIDTEARDERFGGLIDNFSQSTMTVQVNYDTNVHVIVYFSPTSMPSQIMVGFAKVLGASLLFGFISLVLAIGGFTWFISRSILRPLSELNRATERITDGDFDFTMNYHKDNEFGRLVKAFQLMKDRLKESIDKQAEQERLRKELVANISHDIRTPVASIKGYVEGIQDGIANNQQQLDKYLSVIHDKTDQLDRLVDDLYKYSQLEVGKMDVILNEYQLDEFFNSILAQFEMQFAADTLELTIEAKASDGYLRADKQRILQVMENVVNNARRYIDDKTGKIEIKVEQADTAFLLVSIKDNGRGIAEEDLPYVFDQFYRGEKSRSRQFGGTGLGLSISKYIIDAHGGKMWIESRLGQGTTVHFTLPVFLKP from the coding sequence ATGAAGCTTAGCTCCAAAGCAATAAAAACTAGCATTCAGACCAAGCTTATTCTAGCTTTTTTGGCAGTTATCGTAGTGCCAATAGTAACTACTGCGGGTTCTATGTGGTTATTGGTTGGACAAATGCAAAACCAATATGATATGGAACAGCTTGAAAGCTTGCAATATATAAATATCGAACTTAGAGATGCTATAACTGCAAGCTATACAGAACTCATTAATCAACCAGAATTGTTCGCCACAGAAATTGCAGGTGTTTTAGAGCACTATGAGATTGATGTGCAAATTTATGCAGAGGACGGCAGTCTGCTGTTTGATTCCTTTGAAAGGCTTAATAATGCAGCGATTGATACTGAAGCACGTGATGAGCGCTTTGGTGGGCTAATCGATAATTTCTCGCAAAGCACTATGACTGTACAGGTGAACTATGATACAAACGTACATGTAATAGTTTACTTTAGCCCAACCTCAATGCCGTCTCAAATTATGGTCGGTTTTGCAAAAGTACTAGGTGCAAGTCTATTATTTGGCTTTATATCATTAGTGCTTGCAATAGGCGGCTTTACCTGGTTTATTTCCCGTAGCATTTTACGTCCGTTGTCTGAGCTTAATCGTGCTACAGAACGCATTACTGATGGTGACTTTGATTTCACCATGAACTACCACAAAGATAATGAATTTGGCAGACTGGTCAAAGCTTTTCAGTTAATGAAGGATAGGTTAAAGGAGTCGATAGATAAGCAAGCAGAGCAGGAACGCCTGCGAAAAGAGCTTGTAGCAAATATTTCGCACGATATCCGAACGCCAGTAGCGTCTATCAAGGGTTACGTGGAAGGTATTCAGGATGGAATTGCGAACAATCAACAACAGCTAGACAAATACCTATCTGTCATTCATGACAAGACAGATCAATTGGACCGCTTGGTTGACGACCTATATAAGTACTCCCAGTTAGAAGTAGGGAAAATGGATGTAATACTTAATGAGTATCAGCTTGACGAATTTTTCAATTCGATATTGGCTCAGTTTGAGATGCAGTTTGCTGCAGACACTCTTGAATTAACTATAGAAGCAAAAGCTTCTGATGGCTATCTGAGGGCAGATAAACAACGCATTCTGCAGGTAATGGAGAATGTAGTAAATAACGCTAGACGCTATATTGACGACAAAACGGGCAAAATAGAGATTAAAGTAGAGCAAGCTGATACTGCATTTCTGCTAGTGTCTATCAAAGATAATGGTAGGGGGATTGCTGAAGAAGATTTGCCCTATGTATTTGACCAATTTTATCGTGGGGAAAAATCCCGTTCCCGTCAATTTGGCGGTACAGGACTAGGTCTATCTATAAGTAAATATATTATTGATGCCCATGGTGGTAAGATGTGGATTGAAAGCAGATTAGGACAAGGAACTACGGTGCATTTTACTTTGCCAGTATTTTTGAAACCTTAA
- a CDS encoding PH domain-containing protein, whose translation MNFKTKRDRFFVVIWISLVLLINLSFLVPFLLTEFHSNEFMIIMFLNIITTGLLIWLAVDIKYVLYEDYLYVKGGPFRSKIKYQDIFKITGDPNIWVGYRILFAKDAIEVHYKTGFGSVIISPENKQIFIEELLKKNNSIKVSKILAK comes from the coding sequence ATGAATTTTAAAACTAAAAGAGACCGTTTTTTCGTTGTTATATGGATATCGCTGGTATTACTGATCAACTTATCTTTCCTAGTGCCTTTTCTCCTTACTGAGTTTCACTCGAACGAATTTATGATTATTATGTTTTTAAACATCATTACTACGGGCTTGCTTATATGGCTAGCAGTCGATATAAAGTATGTTTTATACGAGGACTATCTATACGTAAAAGGTGGACCGTTCAGGTCCAAAATTAAGTACCAAGATATATTTAAAATTACAGGAGATCCAAATATTTGGGTAGGATACCGTATTCTATTTGCCAAGGATGCGATAGAGGTTCACTACAAAACTGGATTTGGCAGTGTCATAATTTCCCCTGAGAATAAACAAATTTTTATAGAGGAATTGTTAAAAAAGAATAATTCCATTAAGGTTTCAAAAATACTGGCAAAGTAA
- a CDS encoding phosphoribosylformylglycinamidine synthase, with the protein MVNNDVRRIYVEKKPGFDIEAQKLAKEFVTNLNISELKKVRAINRYDVSGMDDATFAQAKNTIFSEPPVDTVYEEEYPLPEGAKVFAVEFLPGQYDQRADSAAQCVQLLTQGDRPNVNTARVIVLEGNITEADVAKIKDYYINPVESREAKLEKPTTLEMVMDEPKDVAIIDGFVDMDDQALKAFMDDIGFAMNYEDLKFCQEYFRDTEKRNPTITELKVIDTYWSDHCRHTTFMTEITDVQIDKSKLTEPIEQAYKHYINAREAVYGSQERAMCLMDMAVIGMKELRKLGKLDDLDASEEINACSIVVNVDVDGENQEWLVMFKNETHNHPTEIEPFGGAATCLGGCIRDPLSGRSYVYQAMRVTGSGDPRTKIEDTLPGKLPQRKITTEAAAGYSSYGNQIGLATGHVAEVYDEGFIAKRMEIGAVVAAAPKENVVRERPAKGDVVILAGGRTGRDGCGGATGSSKEHDEDSLFSCGAEVQKGNPPTERKIQRLFRKPEVSQMIKKCNDFGAGGVSVAIGELTDGLEINLDVIPKKYEGLDGTELAISESQERMAVVVAAENAERFIELAKTENVEATVVAEVTDSRRLQMFWRGNAIVDISRDFLDTNGVKQATKVHVQAPDEQAPFFATKSSVDLKQQWLNNLQDLNVCSQKGLVERFDSSIGAGTVLMPFGGKHQATPTEGMVAKIPVLKGETSTATIMTHGYNPKLSKWSPFHGAMYAVVEAVAKVVAIGGSYEGIRLTLQEYFEKLGTDETKWGKPFSALLGAYLAQKEFGIPAIGGKDSMSGTFKDIHVPPTLVAFAVAVVNAANVISPELKQAGSQLVLVKADRDEQGVIDFAQLKTNFATITKLIEDGSVLAAHTVKYGGLAEAVSKMTFGNKIGVSLQAAQAIDWFSPDYGSIVLEMPADINVQAALGDANYQVLGQTIEQPEIRLIEEKDSTEAIMQILIADLYKAWEQPLENIFPTKTASINSDKAIEDYSQEQTKVVKSTALARIAKPRIVIPVFPGTNCEYDTQKVFEQAGGLADTLIIRNLTASDIEESVAVLVDKLSQAQIMMLPGGFSGGDEPDGSGKFYATLFRNPRIKEATMELLQKRDGLILGICNGFQALIKLGLLPHGEIREMTPESPTLTYNTIGRHISCMAMTKVVSDKSPWFNNVQVGDMHNIPFSHGEGRFVAPEDVIQQLAANGQIATQYVDEAGQPTYDIRYNPNGSMFAIEGITSPDGRILGKMGHSERIGKQVGINTSGNKDQQLFNAGVRYFQ; encoded by the coding sequence ATGGTCAATAACGACGTAAGAAGAATCTATGTAGAGAAGAAGCCAGGTTTTGACATCGAGGCTCAAAAGCTAGCTAAGGAATTCGTTACTAATCTAAACATATCAGAGCTAAAGAAAGTACGTGCAATTAATCGCTACGATGTTTCTGGGATGGATGACGCAACATTTGCCCAAGCAAAGAACACAATTTTCTCAGAGCCACCGGTGGATACGGTTTATGAGGAAGAGTATCCATTGCCAGAAGGTGCCAAGGTTTTTGCAGTTGAGTTCTTGCCAGGACAATACGACCAACGGGCAGACTCCGCTGCTCAATGTGTACAGCTATTAACCCAAGGGGACAGACCGAATGTAAACACGGCGCGTGTTATCGTTCTCGAAGGCAATATCACAGAAGCTGACGTGGCTAAAATTAAAGATTATTACATTAACCCTGTAGAATCTAGGGAAGCAAAGCTAGAAAAACCGACAACACTTGAGATGGTAATGGACGAGCCTAAAGATGTAGCGATTATTGATGGCTTTGTAGATATGGATGACCAAGCACTTAAAGCATTCATGGATGACATTGGTTTTGCGATGAACTATGAAGACTTAAAGTTCTGTCAGGAGTATTTCCGTGATACGGAAAAACGTAATCCAACGATTACTGAGCTAAAAGTAATTGACACTTACTGGTCTGATCATTGTCGTCATACTACTTTTATGACAGAGATTACTGACGTTCAGATTGATAAAAGCAAGCTAACAGAGCCAATTGAACAAGCGTATAAGCACTATATTAATGCGCGCGAAGCTGTTTATGGAAGTCAGGAGCGGGCAATGTGCCTGATGGATATGGCAGTTATCGGTATGAAGGAGCTGCGTAAACTCGGAAAGCTTGATGATTTAGATGCCTCTGAAGAAATTAATGCTTGTAGTATCGTAGTAAATGTAGATGTTGACGGCGAGAATCAAGAATGGCTTGTTATGTTTAAGAACGAGACCCATAATCATCCGACGGAAATAGAGCCATTTGGTGGTGCTGCAACCTGCTTAGGTGGTTGCATTCGTGACCCATTATCTGGACGCTCCTATGTTTATCAAGCGATGCGTGTTACTGGTAGTGGCGATCCCCGTACGAAAATTGAAGACACTCTTCCAGGTAAGCTTCCACAGCGTAAAATCACAACGGAAGCTGCTGCGGGTTATAGCTCATATGGTAATCAAATTGGACTAGCTACTGGACATGTTGCAGAAGTATATGACGAAGGCTTTATAGCTAAGCGCATGGAAATTGGTGCAGTAGTAGCTGCAGCGCCAAAGGAAAACGTCGTGCGTGAGCGTCCTGCTAAGGGTGATGTTGTTATCCTAGCTGGAGGACGCACAGGCCGTGATGGCTGCGGTGGCGCAACTGGTTCCTCGAAGGAGCATGATGAAGATTCACTGTTTAGCTGTGGTGCAGAGGTGCAGAAGGGTAATCCACCGACAGAGCGTAAAATTCAGCGTCTATTCCGCAAACCAGAAGTAAGTCAAATGATTAAAAAATGCAATGACTTCGGTGCTGGTGGTGTATCAGTCGCCATTGGTGAATTGACAGACGGTCTTGAAATAAATCTTGATGTAATTCCGAAAAAATACGAAGGCCTTGACGGAACAGAATTAGCAATATCTGAGTCCCAGGAGCGCATGGCTGTCGTCGTAGCTGCTGAGAATGCAGAACGATTTATCGAGCTTGCAAAGACAGAGAATGTCGAGGCAACAGTTGTAGCAGAGGTTACGGATTCGAGACGCCTACAAATGTTCTGGCGTGGCAATGCAATAGTTGATATAAGTAGGGATTTCTTAGATACTAACGGTGTCAAACAGGCTACAAAAGTACACGTGCAAGCACCTGATGAGCAAGCACCGTTTTTCGCGACCAAATCATCAGTCGATTTAAAGCAACAATGGCTTAATAACCTACAGGACTTAAATGTATGTAGTCAGAAGGGATTAGTCGAGCGCTTTGACAGCTCCATTGGTGCTGGCACTGTGTTAATGCCATTTGGCGGCAAGCATCAAGCTACACCAACTGAAGGAATGGTAGCAAAAATCCCTGTACTTAAGGGCGAGACAAGCACAGCAACAATTATGACCCATGGATACAATCCTAAATTATCCAAATGGAGTCCGTTCCACGGTGCAATGTATGCCGTTGTTGAAGCAGTTGCTAAGGTAGTAGCTATCGGTGGTAGCTATGAAGGAATTAGACTTACATTGCAAGAGTACTTTGAAAAGCTAGGAACTGATGAAACGAAGTGGGGTAAGCCGTTTAGTGCACTGTTAGGAGCATATCTAGCTCAGAAGGAGTTCGGTATCCCAGCAATTGGTGGTAAGGATAGTATGTCTGGAACATTTAAGGATATTCATGTTCCACCAACCCTAGTTGCATTTGCGGTAGCTGTCGTAAATGCAGCAAACGTAATCTCGCCTGAGCTAAAACAAGCAGGCAGTCAGCTAGTATTAGTAAAGGCAGACCGTGATGAGCAGGGCGTAATTGATTTCGCTCAACTAAAAACAAACTTCGCGACAATCACAAAGCTGATTGAAGATGGTAGTGTTCTTGCGGCTCACACTGTGAAATATGGCGGATTAGCTGAGGCAGTTTCGAAAATGACCTTTGGTAATAAAATTGGCGTATCGCTACAGGCGGCGCAAGCGATAGATTGGTTTAGCCCAGATTACGGGTCAATTGTGCTAGAGATGCCTGCTGATATAAATGTTCAAGCAGCTTTAGGGGATGCAAACTATCAAGTGCTAGGTCAGACAATAGAGCAACCTGAAATTAGACTTATAGAAGAAAAAGATTCTACTGAAGCTATTATGCAAATTTTGATTGCTGACTTGTATAAGGCGTGGGAACAGCCATTAGAAAACATCTTCCCAACAAAGACAGCATCAATTAACAGTGATAAAGCAATAGAAGATTATTCGCAAGAGCAAACAAAAGTTGTAAAAAGCACTGCCTTAGCAAGGATAGCTAAGCCAAGGATTGTCATACCAGTATTTCCAGGGACAAACTGTGAATATGATACACAAAAAGTCTTTGAACAGGCTGGTGGCCTCGCCGATACACTTATAATCCGTAATTTAACAGCTAGTGATATTGAAGAATCCGTTGCGGTACTAGTTGACAAGCTGAGTCAAGCGCAGATTATGATGCTGCCAGGAGGCTTTAGTGGTGGTGATGAGCCTGATGGTTCAGGGAAATTCTATGCTACCCTCTTTAGAAACCCTAGAATTAAAGAAGCAACTATGGAGCTTTTACAAAAACGTGATGGTCTGATTCTGGGAATTTGTAATGGATTTCAAGCCTTAATCAAGCTAGGATTACTGCCGCACGGAGAAATCCGTGAGATGACACCAGAGTCACCAACACTGACCTATAATACCATTGGTCGTCATATATCATGTATGGCAATGACTAAAGTAGTATCTGACAAGTCACCGTGGTTTAATAACGTACAGGTAGGAGATATGCATAACATACCATTCTCCCATGGTGAAGGTCGTTTTGTAGCTCCTGAAGACGTAATACAACAGCTTGCAGCAAATGGCCAAATAGCGACGCAATATGTCGATGAAGCGGGTCAGCCAACCTATGATATCCGCTATAACCCAAATGGATCAATGTTTGCCATTGAAGGAATCACAAGTCCAGATGGACGTATATTAGGGAAAATGGGTCACTCTGAGCGTATCGGTAAGCAGGTTGGAATTAATACGAGTGGTAATAAAGATCAACAGCTCTTTAACGCTGGGGTACGCTACTTTCAATAA
- a CDS encoding cold-shock protein: protein MQQGTVKWFNASKGFGFIEVEGGDDVFVHFSAIGGDGFKTLEEGERVSFEVVDGARGPQAANVNKV, encoded by the coding sequence ATGCAACAAGGTACAGTAAAGTGGTTCAATGCTAGCAAAGGTTTTGGTTTTATCGAAGTTGAAGGTGGAGATGATGTGTTTGTGCATTTCTCTGCTATCGGTGGAGATGGATTTAAAACCTTAGAAGAAGGTGAGAGAGTATCGTTTGAAGTTGTCGATGGTGCTCGTGGACCACAGGCTGCGAATGTAAACAAAGTCTAA
- a CDS encoding universal stress protein: MAYKSILVAVDSSNESKKAFSRAVTLATENNATLTITHVVDIPIYSDYKPYDAEILNLAKQSAEELIVEFKNSALNTGVSKVETLLETGSAKREIIQTIIPKANPDLIVVGATGTNALERVLVGSVSEYIIRHAPCDVLVVR, translated from the coding sequence ATGGCGTATAAATCAATTTTAGTTGCAGTAGACAGTTCTAATGAATCTAAGAAGGCTTTCAGCAGGGCTGTTACATTAGCTACAGAAAACAATGCAACCTTAACAATCACCCACGTTGTCGACATTCCTATTTACTCAGATTATAAGCCTTATGACGCTGAAATTCTCAATTTAGCAAAGCAGAGTGCCGAGGAGCTCATCGTAGAATTTAAAAATTCTGCCTTAAACACTGGAGTTTCAAAAGTTGAAACTCTCTTAGAAACAGGGTCAGCTAAACGCGAGATTATTCAAACTATTATCCCTAAGGCTAATCCAGATTTAATTGTAGTCGGAGCAACGGGAACTAACGCCCTTGAAAGGGTATTAGTTGGTAGTGTATCTGAATACATTATACGCCACGCCCCATGTGATGTTTTAGTTGTAAGATAG
- a CDS encoding universal stress protein encodes MYKKVLLAMDRSNESEKAFNRAVSIARDNQAILTIVHALGIPTDYDYKLLAPDDDKRDLAREEAGKMLNTYKEKAFQQGVTAVDLVIKHGMAKRVLTEDVIPSVQPDLVVVGATGMSALDRILIGSVSEYVVRHSPVDVLVVRS; translated from the coding sequence ATGTACAAAAAAGTATTGTTAGCAATGGACCGTTCAAACGAATCTGAAAAAGCCTTTAATCGTGCAGTAAGTATCGCTAGGGATAATCAAGCAATTTTGACAATTGTACACGCACTTGGCATACCAACTGATTACGACTATAAGCTGTTAGCACCAGATGATGATAAGCGCGATTTAGCCCGTGAAGAGGCAGGAAAAATGTTAAATACTTATAAAGAAAAGGCATTTCAGCAAGGTGTTACAGCCGTTGATTTGGTCATTAAGCATGGGATGGCCAAAAGAGTGCTCACAGAAGACGTTATCCCCAGTGTGCAGCCTGACTTGGTTGTAGTTGGTGCTACTGGAATGAGCGCCTTAGATCGTATACTAATTGGTAGCGTATCTGAATACGTTGTGCGACACTCTCCAGTAGATGTACTTGTTGTAAGGTCTTAA